One window of the Burkholderia ubonensis subsp. mesacidophila genome contains the following:
- a CDS encoding heavy metal translocating P-type ATPase encodes MTEPIASAALNTIVLTVDGMHCGGCTGRVQRALAGVPGVVDAIVDLDDRSATVSAHDTVDPARLVEAIGDAGYRATLREPADANGRHADEPAPASPATTATAPIELEIEGMTCASCVARVEKALAGVPGVTRASVNLATERATVDAAGVPASRLADAVKQAGYLATLVARPVAEPDAAVAPPPAALHAELDIGGMTCASCAGRVEKALANVPGVARASVNLATERATVDAAAGVTTTQLVDAVKQAGYQATPVAEPEAAIAPEAASGAVELDIGGMTCASCAGRVEKALANVPGVARASVNLATERATVQGVAPLDPAALIAAVTAAGYQASRAAAPSAGASDAPAGTKPDADTRKRREAIRERNLVIAAALLSAPLIAPMFAAPFGVDAMLNGWLQLALASVVQFGFGARFYRAAWHAIKARAGNMDLLVALGTSAAYGLSLWMLLRDPMHPGHLYFEASAVIITLVRFGKWLEARAKRQTTEAIRALNALRPDRARIVEHGVERDVPLAQVRVGTAVSIRPGERVPVDGRVVSGRSHIDESLITGESLPVAKDDGDPVTAGSINGEGALVVETTAIGAETTLARIIRLVESAQAEKAPIQRLVDRVSAVFVPAILGIAALTLIGWLIAGAGAETAILNAVAVLVIACPCALGLATPAAIMAGTGVAARHGVLIKDAQALELAQRATVIAFDKTGTLTEGKPSVTAFDAVGLPRDEALALAAAVQRHSDHPLARAVVAAHHADVAARGGATAASVAADARAVAGRGVEARVDGRLLALGSTRWRDELGVAVPPALDARAAELERAGNTISWLMRADAPRAPLALIAFGDTVKPGARDAIAALAARGVASVLLTGDNRGSAAAVAASLGIGEVHAQVLPDDKARVVAELKRTHDGIVAMVGDGINDAPALAAADVGIAMATGTDVAMHTAGITLMRGDPSLVADAIDISKRTYRKIQQNLFWAFVYNLVGVPLAALGWLNPVIAGAAMAFSSVSVVTNALLLRRWKGRAR; translated from the coding sequence ATGACAGAACCTATCGCCTCGGCGGCACTGAACACGATCGTGCTGACGGTGGACGGCATGCATTGCGGCGGCTGTACCGGGCGTGTGCAGCGCGCGCTGGCCGGCGTGCCGGGCGTCGTCGACGCCATCGTCGATCTCGACGATCGCTCGGCCACCGTGAGCGCGCACGACACGGTCGATCCGGCCCGGCTGGTCGAGGCGATCGGCGACGCGGGCTATCGCGCGACGTTGCGCGAGCCGGCGGACGCAAACGGGCGCCACGCCGACGAGCCTGCGCCGGCATCGCCGGCCACCACCGCGACCGCGCCAATCGAACTCGAAATCGAAGGGATGACCTGCGCATCGTGCGTCGCGCGCGTCGAAAAGGCGCTGGCCGGCGTGCCGGGCGTCACGCGCGCGTCGGTCAATCTCGCGACCGAGCGCGCGACGGTCGACGCGGCGGGCGTTCCAGCGTCCCGGCTGGCGGACGCGGTCAAGCAGGCCGGCTATCTCGCGACACTCGTCGCGCGCCCCGTCGCCGAACCGGACGCGGCCGTCGCACCGCCTCCCGCTGCCCTACATGCCGAGCTCGACATCGGCGGGATGACGTGCGCATCCTGCGCCGGCCGCGTCGAAAAGGCGCTCGCGAACGTGCCGGGCGTCGCCCGCGCGTCCGTCAATCTCGCGACCGAGCGCGCCACGGTCGACGCGGCGGCCGGCGTGACGACCACCCAACTGGTCGACGCAGTCAAGCAGGCCGGCTACCAGGCGACGCCGGTCGCGGAACCGGAGGCCGCCATCGCGCCGGAGGCCGCGTCCGGCGCTGTCGAGCTCGACATCGGCGGCATGACCTGCGCATCCTGCGCCGGCCGCGTCGAAAAAGCGCTCGCGAACGTGCCGGGCGTCGCCCGCGCATCCGTCAATCTCGCGACCGAGCGCGCCACGGTGCAAGGCGTCGCCCCGCTCGACCCGGCCGCGCTGATTGCCGCCGTCACGGCCGCCGGCTATCAGGCGTCGCGCGCCGCCGCGCCGTCGGCAGGCGCATCCGACGCGCCCGCCGGCACGAAACCGGACGCCGACACGCGCAAGCGCCGCGAAGCGATCCGCGAACGCAACCTCGTGATCGCCGCAGCGCTGCTGAGCGCGCCGCTGATCGCGCCGATGTTCGCCGCGCCGTTCGGCGTCGACGCAATGCTCAACGGCTGGCTCCAGCTGGCGCTGGCGTCGGTCGTCCAGTTCGGCTTCGGCGCACGCTTCTACCGCGCGGCCTGGCACGCGATCAAGGCGCGCGCCGGCAACATGGACCTGCTCGTCGCGCTCGGCACGTCGGCCGCCTACGGCCTGAGCCTGTGGATGCTGCTGCGCGACCCCATGCATCCGGGCCATCTGTATTTCGAGGCGTCGGCCGTGATCATCACGCTGGTGCGCTTCGGCAAATGGCTCGAAGCGCGCGCGAAGCGCCAGACCACCGAAGCGATCCGCGCGCTGAACGCGCTGCGGCCGGACCGCGCGCGCATCGTCGAACACGGCGTCGAACGCGACGTGCCGCTCGCGCAGGTGCGCGTCGGCACGGCCGTCAGCATCCGGCCCGGCGAACGGGTGCCGGTGGACGGCCGGGTCGTGTCGGGCCGCTCGCACATCGACGAATCGCTGATCACCGGTGAAAGCCTGCCGGTCGCGAAGGACGACGGCGATCCGGTGACGGCCGGCTCGATCAACGGCGAAGGCGCGCTGGTCGTCGAGACCACCGCGATCGGCGCGGAGACGACGCTCGCCCGCATCATCCGGCTGGTCGAATCCGCGCAGGCGGAGAAGGCGCCGATCCAGCGGCTCGTCGACCGCGTCAGCGCGGTGTTCGTGCCGGCGATCCTCGGCATCGCGGCGCTGACGCTGATCGGCTGGCTGATCGCCGGCGCGGGCGCGGAAACCGCGATCCTCAACGCGGTCGCGGTGCTCGTGATCGCGTGCCCGTGCGCGCTCGGCCTCGCGACGCCTGCCGCGATCATGGCCGGCACCGGCGTCGCCGCGCGTCACGGCGTGCTGATCAAGGACGCGCAGGCGCTCGAGCTCGCGCAGCGCGCGACCGTGATCGCGTTCGACAAGACCGGCACGCTGACCGAAGGCAAGCCGTCCGTCACCGCGTTCGACGCGGTCGGCCTGCCGCGCGACGAAGCGCTCGCGCTCGCCGCGGCGGTGCAGCGTCACAGCGATCATCCGCTGGCGCGCGCCGTGGTCGCCGCGCACCATGCCGACGTCGCGGCGCGCGGCGGCGCAACCGCGGCGAGCGTCGCGGCCGACGCGCGGGCGGTCGCCGGACGCGGCGTCGAGGCGCGTGTCGACGGCCGGCTGCTGGCGCTCGGCAGCACGCGCTGGCGCGACGAGCTGGGCGTCGCCGTGCCGCCCGCGCTCGACGCGCGCGCGGCCGAGCTCGAACGCGCCGGCAACACGATCTCGTGGCTGATGCGCGCCGACGCGCCGCGTGCGCCGCTCGCGCTGATCGCGTTCGGCGACACCGTGAAGCCCGGCGCACGCGACGCGATCGCGGCGCTCGCCGCGCGCGGCGTCGCGAGCGTGCTCTTGACGGGTGACAACCGCGGCAGCGCGGCGGCCGTCGCGGCGTCGCTCGGCATCGGCGAGGTCCATGCGCAGGTGCTGCCGGACGACAAGGCGCGCGTCGTCGCGGAACTGAAGCGCACGCATGACGGCATCGTCGCGATGGTCGGCGACGGGATCAACGACGCGCCCGCGCTCGCCGCGGCCGACGTCGGCATCGCGATGGCGACCGGCACCGACGTCGCGATGCACACCGCCGGCATCACGCTGATGCGCGGCGACCCGAGTCTCGTCGCTGACGCGATCGACATCTCGAAGCGCACGTACCGCAAGATCCAGCAGAACCTGTTCTGGGCGTTCGTCTACAACCTGGTCGGCGTGCCGCTCGCGGCGCTCGGCTGGCTGAACCCGGTGATCGCGGGCGCGGCGATGGCGTTTTCCAGCGTGAGCGTGGTGACGAACGCGCTGCTGCTGCGGAGATGGAAGGGGCGCGCGCGGTGA
- a CDS encoding DUF1254 domain-containing protein — protein MIKTRRESVSLRRACASLAIAALLAGCATQPDAIPRKTGWMRAEVADAYIYAYPLVMMDVAKDAATGGDGAQPGQAPVNTLRHAQALPPVGAVNPPLPGVDTLDSTGWLDVAAEPVIVTLPDTRGRYWDARALDMWTNVLWSSNSAARGPRGGPRSQTIAFAAKDWQGTLPKGVTRVDAPSRNAWLEVRLQTSGGRDLTAVKKLQRAIRVVPLSVYTGAARGASVAVHAGSAAAEAASGGTPAEQVAALDPKAYFTRFAQALQDNPAPADDAHAQQQLDEIGVMAGYPVLWTGDRLTAATAGVAEARARLAAPPPNLLNANGWSWIGDTAGKYGQDYALRAYAAYTQFGTATRDDETLAVVRVDSDGHALNGANRYTLHFAPSALPPVRAFWTLTPYTMGGALPDVGAARRSLGDRDRLRRNRDGSIDIVVSATSPGGANAANWLPAPRADFALALRLYAPKPKASDGSWMPPVVVRK, from the coding sequence ATGATTAAAACCCGACGAGAATCCGTTTCTCTGCGGCGCGCCTGTGCGTCGCTGGCCATCGCGGCCCTCCTGGCCGGATGCGCCACCCAACCCGACGCGATTCCGCGCAAGACCGGCTGGATGCGTGCCGAAGTGGCCGACGCCTATATCTATGCGTACCCGCTCGTGATGATGGACGTCGCGAAGGACGCCGCCACCGGCGGCGACGGCGCGCAGCCCGGCCAGGCGCCCGTCAACACGCTGCGCCACGCGCAGGCGCTGCCGCCCGTCGGCGCGGTCAATCCGCCGCTGCCGGGCGTCGACACGCTCGATTCGACCGGCTGGCTCGACGTGGCCGCCGAGCCGGTGATCGTCACGCTGCCCGACACTCGCGGCCGCTACTGGGACGCCCGCGCGCTCGACATGTGGACCAACGTGCTGTGGTCGTCGAATTCGGCCGCGCGCGGCCCGCGCGGCGGCCCCCGATCGCAAACGATTGCCTTCGCCGCGAAGGACTGGCAGGGCACGCTGCCGAAGGGCGTGACGCGCGTCGACGCGCCGTCGCGCAACGCGTGGCTCGAAGTGCGCCTGCAGACGAGCGGCGGCCGCGACCTGACCGCCGTGAAGAAACTGCAGCGCGCGATCCGCGTGGTGCCGCTGTCGGTGTATACGGGCGCGGCGCGCGGCGCGTCGGTCGCGGTGCACGCCGGCAGCGCAGCCGCTGAGGCGGCGAGCGGCGGCACGCCGGCCGAGCAGGTCGCGGCGCTCGACCCGAAGGCGTACTTCACGCGCTTCGCACAGGCGCTGCAGGACAACCCGGCGCCCGCCGACGACGCGCATGCGCAGCAGCAGCTCGACGAAATCGGGGTGATGGCCGGCTATCCGGTGCTGTGGACGGGCGACCGCCTCACGGCCGCGACGGCGGGCGTCGCCGAAGCGCGCGCGCGGCTCGCGGCGCCACCGCCGAACCTGCTGAACGCGAACGGCTGGAGCTGGATCGGCGACACCGCCGGCAAGTACGGTCAGGACTACGCGCTGCGCGCCTACGCGGCCTACACGCAGTTCGGCACCGCGACGCGCGACGACGAGACGCTCGCGGTGGTGCGCGTCGACAGCGACGGCCATGCGCTGAACGGCGCGAACCGCTACACGCTGCATTTCGCGCCGAGTGCGCTGCCGCCGGTGCGCGCGTTCTGGACGCTCACGCCCTACACGATGGGCGGCGCGCTGCCCGACGTCGGCGCCGCCCGCCGCTCGCTCGGCGATCGCGACCGGCTGCGCCGCAACCGCGACGGCTCGATCGACATCGTCGTGTCGGCGACGTCGCCGGGCGGCGCGAACGCGGCGAACTGGCTGCCGGCGCCGCGCGCGGACTTCGCGCTGGCGCTGCGGCTCTACGCGCCGAAGCCGAAGGCGAGCGACGGCTCGTGGATGCCGCCCGTCGTCGTGCGCAAGTGA
- a CDS encoding PH domain-containing protein: protein MFDFKNATKEALKIEYDRIAREIGDDQFFTKKELNHLPEILMDGEQVLAFSSGMMDGNTWLIVLTDHRILFLDKGLIYGLKQISINLNKINAVSGKTGMMLGEIRIEDGASERIIKNVWKKTVVPFTNKVRDAIHEYSRAAHSPAAASAPPAADDVVSKLERLAALKERGILTDAEFAEQKAKILA, encoded by the coding sequence ATGTTTGATTTCAAGAATGCCACCAAAGAAGCACTGAAGATCGAGTATGACCGCATCGCTCGTGAAATCGGCGACGATCAGTTTTTCACGAAAAAGGAACTGAATCACCTTCCCGAAATCCTGATGGACGGTGAGCAGGTGCTGGCCTTCTCGTCTGGAATGATGGATGGCAATACGTGGCTGATCGTGCTGACCGACCACCGAATCCTGTTCCTCGATAAAGGTCTGATCTACGGCCTCAAGCAGATCTCGATCAACCTCAACAAGATCAATGCGGTATCGGGAAAGACCGGCATGATGCTGGGTGAAATCCGCATCGAGGATGGCGCCAGTGAGCGGATCATCAAAAACGTCTGGAAGAAGACGGTCGTGCCGTTCACGAACAAGGTGAGAGATGCGATTCACGAGTACTCGCGCGCGGCGCATTCCCCCGCCGCCGCGTCCGCGCCGCCGGCTGCGGACGACGTCGTGTCGAAACTGGAGCGACTCGCCGCGCTGAAAGAGCGAGGAATACTGACCGACGCGGAATTCGCCGAGCAGAAGGCGAAGATCCTGGCGTAA
- a CDS encoding GNAT family N-acetyltransferase, which yields MLQMRPMTAGEFHAYRTRAIDGYARDLVSSGQNAVEDAPARARACFDTLLPDGLLTPGQILVSLVDAADGDALGDLWYAIVTEGPNRTLFIYDLEIAPSRRRQGWATRVLDALEAEARRYGVTEIGLSVFNHNTAARALYRACGFVPITTTLIKPVVSG from the coding sequence ATGCTGCAGATGCGGCCGATGACGGCCGGTGAATTTCATGCGTACCGCACGCGAGCCATCGACGGCTACGCGCGCGACCTTGTCTCATCCGGGCAGAACGCCGTCGAAGACGCGCCCGCCCGCGCCCGGGCCTGTTTCGACACCTTGTTGCCGGACGGCCTGCTGACACCCGGCCAGATACTCGTCTCCCTTGTCGACGCCGCCGATGGCGATGCGCTCGGCGATCTCTGGTACGCGATCGTGACCGAAGGTCCGAACCGCACGCTGTTCATCTACGATCTCGAAATTGCACCGTCCAGGCGACGCCAGGGCTGGGCCACGCGCGTGCTCGACGCGCTCGAGGCCGAGGCGCGCCGGTACGGCGTGACCGAGATCGGCCTGTCCGTGTTCAATCACAACACGGCGGCGCGGGCGCTGTATCGCGCGTGCGGTTTCGTGCCGATCACGACGACGCTGATCAAGCCGGTCGTGTCGGGCTAA
- a CDS encoding tlde1 domain-containing protein, giving the protein MAAFLAMTGSATKIYPAVSGRPDNHGNFDYSSARQQMGNVGPIPPGQYWIQPSQMWTNRWYNIDPRAAWGDHRLTIHVMPGTQTYGRGGFFIHGGDHAGSAGCINLHAGMEDFVRDIEAATKAASECYIPLTVQY; this is encoded by the coding sequence ATGGCCGCTTTTTTGGCCATGACTGGTAGTGCGACCAAGATATATCCCGCTGTTTCCGGCCGTCCGGATAATCATGGCAATTTTGATTATTCGAGCGCTCGACAACAGATGGGAAATGTTGGCCCTATACCGCCTGGACAATACTGGATTCAACCTTCCCAGATGTGGACAAATCGCTGGTACAACATCGATCCGCGTGCAGCGTGGGGAGATCACCGACTGACCATCCACGTGATGCCCGGCACCCAGACGTACGGTCGCGGTGGATTCTTTATTCACGGCGGCGATCACGCCGGGTCCGCCGGTTGCATCAATCTTCACGCAGGAATGGAGGATTTCGTTCGCGACATCGAGGCGGCAACGAAGGCTGCGTCGGAGTGCTACATTCCGCTGACGGTTCAATACTGA
- a CDS encoding DUF748 domain-containing protein, whose protein sequence is MASPNKETVSSTLHALRDVARARRTRRIGLGVLIFLVLFGLLGFFAAPPLIRHIAEQQLSRQLDRPATIRRIALNPYTLNLEADGIHLGERGGQGDFIDIGKLVVRPSWTSLFRGAPIVNEVRLDAPRFHIVRYDAQRFNFTDLIEKFSTPSKPESKPTHFSVSNIQINDGRIDFDDRLLNEKHVVDNWTLGVPYIATLPSKTDIFVQPKLRMRFDGSPIAIDGRTKPFAQSRESEIELKFDKLDVPKLISYAPAKLPVAVTSGLLSSNLKLNFVMSGETPTLRVSGTVDLNDAKVTSAASEPLFAARGVHVAAAGLEPLRNVLHFDEIRVDQPVVDLARDRQGVLNVEKLAAHPAAQPNAKAPSAAPAASGVAAPATASAAQAASGAEAPAETKAPPLDLTIRHVAIDGGTINLDDRVPATPTALSLTKLAATLDGFTLQGNTPAKYTLSTSLSRGGDVKAEGAFSVAAKQADTKLTVDALALPALQPYLGEATRARVLDGTLGATVNAKADWGKTPLDAQVADSVVSLKSLKIATPDAKTPAIVLPDASAKIAKVDLATRTAQIASVDASGLALDVKRLKDGTIDLAALAGPEQKALPARTVAHKAEAAAPSWHYRIDALNVKDSAANYTDLSTPRPVKLAIKPLALSVQKISDDLTKPLPVELKATLNRKGSLNVSGDVTAQPLKLGLKINGNRLDAAAFEPYFGSALNATVASALLNANGNLAFAQANDAIRASYRGDAALVDVRMLDKATSDPFAGWRSLALSNLKATYDEKGTDVDAARVTFSNFYGRVLLDAQGRLNLKDIVAKESGPAQSLTRDTSKGEPVPLSPQGASATAVAQAASAAQQASAPAAASATAVVKAAPPPQNPVRVHFGEFVLQNGRVNYTDNFIKPNYTANLVAIKGTIGAFGTDSTTSAPVDVAANLAGNGPISIKGSVNPLIAKPALDLTATAHDIELTNLTPYSAKYAGYPITKGKLNVDLHYELANDQLSANNHIFIDQLTFGDRVENDTATKLPVKLAISLLKNSRGEIDVNLPVSGSLSNPEFSVGGLVWRAVLNLIAKAVTSPFTLLAHAFGSGGEELGYVEFAPGSDELADAQQKKLDTVVKMLNEKQSIRLDLIGRVDPDKDTPGLRQTYVERLVRQQKLKDVVGQGESIDPRSVKVEPAEYHTYLTRAYKAADFKKPRNLIGLQKTLPDDDMKQALAEHAPVDEGSLRTLAQARAQSVRQYLEGKIDASRMFIVAPKLDAKGIEDKGATTRVDFGLK, encoded by the coding sequence ATGGCAAGCCCCAATAAAGAAACCGTTTCCTCGACGCTGCATGCGCTGCGCGACGTCGCGCGCGCGCGCCGGACCCGGCGCATCGGCCTCGGCGTGCTGATCTTCCTCGTTTTGTTCGGACTGCTCGGGTTCTTCGCCGCGCCGCCGCTGATCCGCCACATCGCCGAACAGCAGTTGAGCCGGCAGCTCGACCGTCCCGCGACGATCCGGCGCATCGCGCTCAACCCGTACACGCTGAACCTCGAAGCCGACGGCATCCATCTCGGCGAGCGCGGCGGCCAGGGCGATTTCATCGACATCGGCAAGCTCGTCGTGCGCCCGTCGTGGACGTCGCTGTTCCGCGGCGCACCGATCGTCAACGAAGTCCGCCTCGATGCGCCGCGCTTTCACATCGTGCGCTACGACGCGCAGCGCTTCAACTTCACCGACCTGATCGAGAAGTTCTCGACGCCGTCGAAGCCCGAAAGCAAGCCGACGCACTTCTCGGTGTCGAACATCCAGATCAACGACGGCCGGATCGACTTCGACGACCGCCTGCTGAATGAGAAGCACGTCGTCGACAACTGGACGCTCGGCGTTCCGTACATCGCGACGCTGCCGTCGAAGACCGACATCTTCGTCCAGCCGAAGCTGCGCATGCGATTCGACGGCAGCCCGATCGCGATCGACGGCCGGACCAAGCCGTTCGCGCAGTCGCGCGAATCGGAGATCGAGCTGAAGTTCGACAAGCTCGATGTGCCGAAGCTGATCTCGTATGCGCCGGCGAAGCTGCCGGTCGCGGTGACGAGCGGCCTGCTCAGCAGCAACCTCAAGCTCAATTTCGTGATGAGCGGCGAGACGCCGACGCTGCGCGTGTCGGGCACCGTCGACCTGAACGACGCGAAGGTGACGAGCGCGGCGTCCGAGCCGCTGTTCGCCGCGCGCGGCGTGCACGTCGCGGCGGCCGGCCTCGAGCCGCTGCGCAACGTGCTGCATTTCGACGAGATCCGGGTCGACCAGCCGGTCGTCGATCTCGCGCGCGACCGGCAGGGCGTGCTGAATGTCGAGAAGCTGGCCGCGCACCCGGCGGCGCAGCCCAACGCGAAGGCGCCGTCGGCCGCGCCGGCGGCGTCGGGCGTGGCCGCGCCGGCAACGGCGAGCGCGGCGCAGGCCGCATCGGGCGCCGAAGCGCCGGCCGAAACGAAAGCGCCGCCGCTCGACCTGACGATCCGCCATGTCGCGATCGACGGCGGCACGATCAATCTGGACGACCGCGTGCCCGCGACGCCGACCGCGCTGTCGCTCACGAAACTGGCGGCGACGCTCGACGGCTTCACGCTGCAGGGCAACACGCCGGCGAAGTACACGCTGTCGACGTCGCTGTCGCGCGGCGGCGACGTGAAGGCCGAAGGCGCGTTCAGTGTCGCGGCGAAGCAGGCCGACACGAAGCTGACGGTCGATGCGCTCGCGCTGCCCGCGCTGCAGCCGTATCTCGGCGAAGCGACGCGCGCGCGCGTGCTCGACGGCACGCTCGGCGCGACGGTCAACGCGAAGGCCGACTGGGGCAAGACGCCGCTCGACGCGCAGGTCGCCGACAGCGTGGTGAGCCTGAAGTCGCTGAAGATCGCGACGCCGGACGCGAAGACGCCGGCCATCGTGCTGCCCGACGCGAGCGCGAAGATCGCGAAGGTCGATCTCGCGACGCGCACCGCACAGATCGCGAGCGTCGACGCGAGCGGGCTCGCGCTCGACGTGAAGCGCCTGAAGGACGGCACGATCGACCTCGCGGCGCTGGCGGGCCCCGAGCAGAAGGCGCTGCCCGCGCGCACGGTCGCGCACAAGGCGGAGGCCGCCGCGCCGTCGTGGCATTACCGGATCGACGCGCTGAACGTGAAGGATTCGGCGGCGAACTACACGGACCTGTCGACGCCGCGTCCGGTGAAGCTCGCGATCAAGCCGCTGGCGTTGTCCGTCCAGAAGATCAGCGACGACCTGACCAAGCCGCTGCCGGTGGAGCTGAAGGCGACCCTGAACCGCAAGGGCTCGCTGAACGTGTCGGGCGACGTCACCGCGCAGCCGCTCAAGCTCGGCCTGAAGATCAACGGCAACCGCCTCGACGCGGCCGCGTTCGAGCCGTATTTCGGCAGTGCGCTGAACGCGACCGTCGCGAGCGCGCTGCTCAATGCGAACGGCAACCTGGCGTTCGCGCAGGCGAACGACGCGATCCGCGCGTCGTATCGCGGCGACGCGGCGCTCGTCGACGTGCGGATGCTCGACAAGGCGACGTCCGACCCGTTCGCGGGCTGGCGCTCGCTCGCGCTGTCGAACCTGAAGGCGACCTACGACGAGAAGGGCACCGACGTCGACGCGGCGCGCGTGACGTTCTCGAACTTCTACGGCCGCGTGCTGCTCGACGCGCAAGGGCGGCTGAACCTGAAGGACATCGTCGCGAAGGAATCGGGCCCCGCGCAGTCGCTGACGCGCGACACGAGCAAGGGCGAGCCGGTGCCGCTGTCGCCGCAGGGCGCGTCGGCGACGGCCGTCGCGCAGGCGGCGTCGGCCGCGCAGCAGGCGTCCGCGCCGGCCGCCGCGTCGGCGACGGCGGTCGTCAAGGCCGCGCCGCCGCCGCAGAACCCGGTGCGGGTGCATTTCGGCGAGTTCGTGCTGCAGAACGGCCGCGTGAACTACACCGACAACTTCATCAAGCCGAACTACACGGCGAACCTCGTCGCGATCAAGGGCACGATCGGCGCGTTCGGCACCGATTCGACCACGTCCGCACCGGTCGACGTCGCCGCGAACCTCGCGGGCAACGGGCCGATCTCGATCAAGGGCTCGGTCAACCCGTTGATCGCGAAGCCGGCGCTCGACCTCACCGCGACCGCGCACGACATCGAGCTGACCAACCTGACGCCGTATTCGGCGAAGTACGCGGGCTATCCGATCACGAAGGGCAAGCTCAACGTCGACCTGCATTACGAGCTTGCGAACGACCAGCTGTCGGCGAACAACCACATCTTCATCGACCAGCTGACGTTCGGCGACCGCGTCGAGAACGACACGGCGACCAAGCTGCCGGTGAAGCTCGCGATCTCGCTGCTGAAGAACTCGCGCGGCGAGATCGACGTGAACCTGCCGGTGTCGGGCTCGCTGTCGAATCCGGAGTTCAGCGTCGGCGGGCTGGTCTGGCGCGCGGTGCTGAACCTGATCGCGAAGGCGGTCACGTCGCCGTTCACGCTGCTCGCGCACGCGTTCGGCAGCGGCGGCGAGGAGCTCGGCTACGTCGAGTTCGCGCCGGGCTCGGACGAGCTCGCCGACGCGCAGCAGAAGAAGCTCGACACGGTCGTGAAGATGCTGAACGAGAAGCAGTCGATCCGCCTCGACCTGATCGGCCGCGTCGATCCGGACAAGGACACGCCGGGGCTGCGCCAAACCTACGTCGAGCGGCTCGTGCGCCAGCAGAAGCTGAAGGACGTCGTCGGGCAGGGCGAGAGCATCGATCCGCGCTCGGTGAAGGTCGAGCCGGCCGAATACCACACGTACCTGACGCGTGCGTACAAGGCCGCCGACTTCAAGAAGCCGCGCAACCTGATCGGCCTGCAGAAGACGCTGCCGGACGACGACATGAAGCAGGCGCTCGCCGAGCACGCGCCGGTCGACGAAGGCAGCCTGCGCACGCTCGCGCAGGCGCGCGCGCAGTCGGTGCGTCAGTACCTCGAAGGGAAGATCGATGCGAGCCGGATGTTCATCGTCGCGCCGAAGCTCGATGCGAAGGGCATCGAGGACAAGGGCGCGACGACGCGCGTCGACTTCGGGTTGAAGTAA